Genomic window (Amyelois transitella isolate CPQ chromosome 31, ilAmyTran1.1, whole genome shotgun sequence):
catatcttttagtttcacaacattggttaacgtcaaataaattacttaaaaccagAATTGCCGCcggtcagtgcagaagaagcgacAAGAAACTACACTTACTAAGAATGGAAATGtggatatatacatatacataagatacagtgccgtgtggttcccggcaccagtacaaaaagaataggaccactccatctctttcccatggatgtcgtaaaaggcgacaaagggataggcttgcaaacttgggattatttttttaggcgatgggctagcaacctgtcactatttgaatctcaattctatcattacgccaaatagctgaacgtggccgatcagtcctttcaaggctgttggctctgtctgccccacaagggatatagacgtccccatatgtatgtatgtacgcatATGATACAACTTGGTCACAGTCTAATAACAGTGTCAGTAATAGGATAATTTACCCTTTAGATAAaatggaaccctaaaaatcaatcaattacCTACCCTTCAGTTACCCCACCCTGCAGAAAAGATGACAAGCGAAAAATTGTTGACTCGTCAAGTTTAGTTTCCGCCAATTAGGCAGGGCTTGTGGTCGTGTGTTCtactacttttttaattttttttttttttttatctataaatacattaacaaAGTAAACAATATGTTGCAAATTACATTAAAGATTGTGAGAGACTATTGCCTAAACTAAGCAGAGCTTGTATCACAGAACACTAGCCTCAACCCACTTGGTGTACATAGTgtcatattgttattaaaaagtaaaagtaccTATAAAGAAAGACAATAAAACTTCGAGAAGCAATCTTTAAACCAATAGGGTATGTAACAAAAGAAGAAAAGTTTTAAACTTCTACTACTacttgacgtccgatgaaaatgctgcagtgtagtttgttccgccgcttcttctacacatgcgctttggaatcggtagtaggtagttataattagattaagtgatgtgacgtcaataaatgaTACCTTGTACCCAAtctcctactactattataaaggcgaaagtttgtatggatgtttgttactctttcacgcaaaaactactgaaccgattaccatgaaatttggtatgtagctgaagacccagaataacacataggctactttttatcccagagttcccgcgggattgatagggtttccatgcggacgaagtcgcgggcggcctctagttttgtaaataaatctattctattctgtgtTTAAGGGGGTGAAGTTATCTATAGTGGTAGGTTCTGGCAGAATCATCAGCGTTACCAGAtcttataaagctgaacagtttGTTTTAACACACTTCtggaactactggtccgaattgaaaaCTTCTTtccgtcgaatagaccattgatcagggaaggctttaggctatataacatcacgctgcaactattaggagtgaagaaataatgaaaaatgtgaaaaaatcccagcctatcagtatttcccatactgttggctctgtctaccccgcaagggatataaacgtgattatatgtatgtatattgtatctTTTTGTTCCAGAGTCGCCACTCTGACCGGTTACGAACCCCAGGATCTGATAGAGAAGACGCTATACCAATACATTCATGGCACCGACGTCCTGCACATGAGATACTCGCATTTGACccgtaagtatataatattagctCTTCCCTGGGGCTGGTTCCTACATAAATTTACAGAAAACAAAAAGATTATATGTTATACCTTAGGTAATTaactctattatttttaaacaaaaaatttgaattaatcaTTTGCTCGAAAAATCATACGGCTAAATGTTATTACCGGTATGCTACTCgccaatagatggcgctgacaTGGTTCTCTAATTGATATCGAAATACTTTTAACTTTCTGACTTCAAAATGGCCGATTCGCAGTTGGTCCAATCGCGATAAGTCTGCCATTTTTGCATGACAATgtcctttaaaatatttaatttgaccGCGCTGATACAACGGAACCTAGCTTCCTAAGCACATATTGAGAAATCAGTTTCGATCAAGTTTACAATCTATTTCAGTACTAACCAAAGGTCAAGTGACGTCACGTTACTACCGCTTCCTCACCAAGTCGGGCGGCTGGGTGTGGCTGCAGAGCTACGCGACCATAGTGCACAACTCGCGCTCCTCCCGCCCGCACTGCATCGTGTCCGTCAACTATGTTCTCAGGTAAGTTGTGTCTTCGTCTGATAGGTGTGTTATATGATATTAATTATCTAtgagtgtcaatgtcattgtcaagagaGAGAAAAACTGTTTGTAACGGATATacaataaaacagtttttgaTGCAAAGTTATGGCGTCATCATGCAAATGAATCtcgaatgtgttttatttcataagtTCCTATATGAAACAATAGGAATAGGATCTATGAGGAAGAGGTTACTGGGGAACCCAGACAGGGACCCAAGGACAAGGGTTGTTACAAGCCGGTTCTTGCTCTTGATAACGAGAAATAAACGCTTTAATTTAAGAGTGCCAATCAACAAATCGTCTAACAACCCCAATATTGTTACAGTGacattgaagaaaaaaacctCATACTCAACTTAGACCAAGGCCCGCCCAAGCTGAATAACCACGTGGACCCTCCCCACGGCCCTCCCACGACCTCCCCACAAATAGCGATCAGAAACGACAAAATCAGCCACATTCACCTCAACGAAAGCGATTTCAGTGGAGACTCTAGCGGGGGTTACAACTACCCAGAATATTCTCTGCCCGTCATCCCTTCCTACGAGTCTCAAGAGGAGTACCACCAGAACGGCTACCCGGAATTATTCTACAACGAAAACTATCAAGAAACCAGCGAAATTGTGCCAAATTATGTCAACTACCCGCAAAATCAAAGGCCGTTCTCCGCGAGCAGTTCTTCATGTAGTTCTATAGAAAGTTCCGAAGTTAACCAACAGtataattacacaaatttGATCACTTTTTACGGGCAGGGCCAAGCGCAGAACGGAAGACCGCTTGTGGAGAACAATTTCgctgggaatttcgggaaaatGACGCCGAGCCCGTCGGTACAAGAAGGTTACACGAGCGTGATTGTCGATAATACCCAGCAGTTTCACCACCACGGCAGCAGTGTGAATGAGTTTGTACATTGACATTTTAGTTAGTAGCTGGTTGGTCGCAGAGGACTCCGGGACTCACGTCAGGAGGATGAGTTTGATAGGTATAACGCGTAACGATCATAATCCAAGCTGGGTTAGGTCTCCCGTTAGAATCTTGGGATTAAGTCTGGAAACGCTTCAAGGCGTTCCCATTCCTGAATAATGGTCAAAGAGATACTAAGAGGCCCTAAGAGGGTGAACGCAACAAAAAGAACACTCCATGGCGTGTACAACATACAtctaattacgtctttataccttgcaggttagacagagccaacagttttcaaaagactgaaaggccatgctcagctgtttggtttaatgataaattGTTATGATTTGGATTAATGAGAATTTGGCGTGTACAATGAAATAGTTATATTGATCTCCGTcgaaataaaactatatatcAGAGGATCGATTACTATCGGTTACTGCTGAAATCGTGTTTTCCTCATTATATCTTGTTTAACGAAAATACGCTGAATGCGTTTTCAGCAGGGCATTTGAATCTTATCGAGAGATGTTATACCACAATGAGTTTTTATTGAGTTGAGCAAAtcagtttgaaaataaaccgatgctcttattaTGAaagaaacatcgtgaggaaacctgcacattaagACATCTGGTTGGGTACCATAATAAGTCAGGTGAACTATAGTTTTCTTCTTTGGTGGTGGTAACGGACCGATATAAACACCAGGCAGAccatgaatataaaaataatggcagatttaatattgcatttcgctatttataaataataccgaGGACTCGActcgctcggtgaccacggatcattgtaacatgattcgtccgagataaaataaaggtacgttacgtgcgcgtttaatacctgtattatttataaataataaaatattggcgAAAAAAACTTATCTTTTCCATCCTACTTAGGTACTTGTTTtcttggtgcaataaagattaataTCAAATTTGTAAACATTTGTGCGTTCTATACCTAACAGTTAAAGCCAAGTTCATTGAAATATACTTctaatattgcattgtcattcTAATTTGCATCAACAGAAAATAATTCAACTTTCTCTTACTTTTAATTACCTACAGACTCTGCATCAAGTCTgtgaacttaataaaaatttgtaataaataaaatatcttagacaataaataatgttatcatGTATAGATAATAGTATATCATGTGGATAAATTTttagatgaaaaaaaattacctaaacCCCAGACCACACGAAAAGTGTTGAGTTCTACTAAGGATCAGTTCACACAACAAGACGTGACACAAAGCTCacagaaatgtaaaaaaaaaatactttatattatacaaaaagatagctgaatgtatgtaaaggtcttaaataaaaattttcaaatgtcaCGTTAATCCTCTCCACTACGTGAACTGACCCTAAGACGACCTAATCGATGTTAAAGGTCCTGGGATCAAATCGGTATGAACTGtacgtttttaaattagtGACATCACTATGACCGCCtaagatttttctttgaatattaaaaaagaatcatttattgcatagggcctacattttataatttttcttattaaaataatctcaTGTATTCGTTTGAAGGAATAGAAGTACATTTTTCATACTCTTTGGGTATTAgctttactatattttaaacgtaattgtaaattttgtacatatttatttttaagtctagatttagatttaaatgttttatttatacattaatttCGTATGCTTCGATAATATATACaggttttatattataagatttttattttgtctccTATCCGAAATTACTTTGTCAATtttcaagaataaataatgaaagcaAGTAAAAGAGATTGATACTTACATCaggttttttttctaaaagcaCATAATTTAAGGTCTCTAACTTTTACGCAAAAACGAATAATTCACAAGGGATTCTGGGAGAGTTGAAACATTATACTTAATAAGTACTATGTTTCTTACTGTTTGGATGTCGAAGAAAGCTACTAAAGTAGCAGTAATCGCTTAAGAATAACTCTCCGTTCGGCACGATAATATATAATCTCttcaagtataaaataaagttgaaaactATTTAACACTGAAAGTGCCAAAGTTAGTCTGAagctaaaatatatataggtacctatatatatttttttttaatttgcccACAATCTTGAAAGAAccgataagccacgttcaggtgtttggcttgatgatacaATTGATATTCTAATAATTTCAAGATTCCATGATGATATAGTAGCTATTGCATGCTATGCACCAACGCCTAGGGCAAACATTAGAAGTCACACGGGTATGTATAACatacctataatcacgtccatatccctcgaggggtagacagagccaacagtcttgaacaatgagattcgaatagtgacaggttgctaagccCATTGCCCACAAGAAgtatcccaaatttataagccttcctttagtcgccttttacgacatcaatgataaatatgtattctAAAGCGACGGCAACAACACGGAGAATAAatgttgtttaaataaaacataaaatgtctttacaattatatttcaaaaaatatcgTTCGATGTACACAAATCAGAATGAACTACATCAACAAATCTTCCTTCCACGTATAACACAAATATcgagatatttataaatctatttacaaaacattaatatGCCGTTTCATTCAATACCTGTCacgcttataaactaaatCGAACTGCATTGTCGTCACAACGAAATTGAACCTTATAGCATCTTTGTTTCTGTTTTTCCTCAGCCTTCAATCAACTATAATAAAAGATTCACAAATGAGagcaaatacaataaaaaaagtcagAACTTTTATATCATTGAACTACATCTAGGTATTAGCTATATCCACGACagaattattcattcattcattttatcGGCCATTTAGAAGATCTTCAcctttcaaaaaaaaaattgtcttaatTGTATTGCAATGAAACACAATccttaaatgttaaaattgcAATAAACTGAGTTTTGTTTGTAGATTGTGTGCttagttataataatttaagatcCATTTTAGAACGTATGGacgaattttttaatttggacaCATCTCtgcattgtttatttattaaaaactttattgcacaaaaaaaatttacaaaaggcggactttttgccgtttggcattctctaccaatCCACCAGCTGACTggaaaactttaagttggtggtgcgataaagtgcataGAAAACTAGTTGTTTAGTAAAAGAAATACCGTTGTTTACAAATGCGATACTTACAAAGCATGAACAATCCGCATTAGCCATCTATTGTTCAGTAGCAGGAACAATTTAGAACACGTCGAACAACTACTCGACAAAAGATGGCGTTACCTCTGCGAATAAAGGTGAACGCAGACACGGTCGCGCCGCACTTGGTACAATCGCAGAAGTAATGCATCTGCCGTAAAGCGACTTAGACTTAAAGCGAATAAAGGCATTTGTTTTGGTGCCACGGCGGCTGCATCGCGCCCCAGTATGCATTTACCCTTAAACGAGATAAAAACTTTTGCAGTAAAAGAGAATAAATAGATTCAttttacgataaaaaaaagctACACCTCTCTAGATTTCAAACATTCGGGCTGACGTAAAGCTTGACCAGAAATATATCTGAACTGCAAAAGAGGGCGCTAGTGCGTTTCATATAGCAACAccaaataagaattttttagaagacatcaataaatattatcaagtattttctctgtctgcatgtatgcgctaatctcgtgAAGTTGCGGACAGATTTTGTTCCTGATTGAAATGTTGTTAAAAGAGTTTTCTGAGCatgttttatatctataaaaagctATGGGTTCGCATGTATTAAAAGAAGCCATAAACAAGTCTATATAGTCTAGCGTTatgttattactttttttctgAGTAATTATTGCCagttcaatttattaatttctttttttttaatccgcAATATGACGGGATATTCTACATTTCTGGTCAAGTTTTAATTCTGGTAATTAATCACTGGCCTCCACAATCCATAAGTACAAATAGGTTTTACGATGTAtttcaaaaaaaggaaataaggGATGAATCCGCCATTGtacttatttttcaattccagTTACAAAATTGTATTAGGTGTGTTGTTTTTTTGAGCAATAAAGAGTTCACAAATAATCAAACAGATTTCAACGTTGTAAATTGCGATCTGTAATCCGTTTTCACTCGCtcttaatgtatgtttattaaacatacaatTGAACTGAGGACAACTTAAACATTGTTTAAGTTGTCCTCAGTTCAATTGTAGTTACAATAATTTTCTCTCAAGCCTCTTTTTCTTTACGTATGGTAGATCTTAGACGCATTTCGTTAACTTTTACTAAACTAgcacatattttaataaaaaaaattgagcgttttcctctttatttaatttgcttATAGGTAAGAAATAttgtggcgtgtggttcctggcgccaatagaaaaaagaataggaccactccatctctttcccatggatgtcgtaaaaggcgactaagggataggcttattgggattcttcttttaggcgatgggcctgtcactatttgaatctcaattctatcttaaagccaaatagctgaaagtggcctatcagtattttcaagactatcggctctgtctaccctgcaaggtatatagacgtgattctatttatgtatgtaaaaaatattgtgtccAACGTCCACGCGCAAgcctaaatatttatgtttcaatttttattccaAGTTCTTCAAAAAAAAGGTGGTTTGCAGTGTGACCTGTGTGGATGTATGTTTATCCGcatttcgctgaaccgatttctaTACGGCTTTCACGAAAGATTTTGTTACACTTGAAGATCACTTAAAACCGACTCCAAAAAGGAAGGTTATCTATTGGATACGATTgcctatttacaaaatttattcaagtTATTCAATAGCGTTGCGCACAATGAAACACAATAGAGGTTGCAGCGTTGTATTAGTCCAGTTCAAACTGTATGATGTCTCCTAGATCTATTCCCCCTTCGCTGTCACTACTTTGACCTTCGGccgcctgaaaaaaaaaaaagatttatcttaattcatcattttcaaattcaaattcaaaatttttattcattatttagcgatacttcatatcgcttaataattgtcaaaacgtatggtttaacaacattggttgacgtcaaataaattacttaaaactaagtttactgccgcttccaaggcgtcagtgcagaagaagcggtaacaaactgcactgcagcattttcttcaacaacgtcaacttcacaatatcaataaacttagaatagaatatggacgagagaatacactGTTgtttgagtttgtttgtttgaacgcgctaatctcaggaactactggttcgaattgaaaaattctttttgcgttgaatagaccatttatcgaggaaagctttagagtataacatcacgctgcaactatcacgagcgaagaagtaatggaaaatttcgggtatttatttaagtttcgggtactttagCTACATACTAGCagagcccgcgacttcatccgcgtggaatagttattttgggcatcattgaagccctcaaggatgaataatttaccccgtttttttttttcacattctttattatttcttcgctccttatagttgcagcgtgatgttatatagccttaggcctacctcgataaatggtctaaagaatttttcaattcgaaccagtagttcctgagattagcgcgttcaaacaaacaaacaaactcttcagctttataatattagtaataatagatcatgtctgccccgtaaggtatGTGCGGACGTGCTACCGACCCGTCTCCTGGCGCGTCTCCTCCTCCTCGGCCTCTCCTCGTTGTCATCATCCCTGTCCGAGTCGCCGGAGCTGCCCTCCGCGAGGCCCATCACTGCGTTCCTTAACAGACTCGTCGCCACtggaattataataaatacatgtaaagaaaggtggccattcagtctgttcgggactgtcggctctgtctaccccgtaagggatatagacgtgatgatatgtatgtatgtatgtaggtatgtaaagaaataatacatacatatggtcacgtctatatcccttgcgggctagacagagccaacagtcttgaaaatactgaatcgccacgttcagctgtatggttcaatgattttaatagtgacaggttgctagcccgtcgcctaaaaaagtgAAATCCCaagtaagcctgtcccttaattgccttttacggtatccaagggaaagagttgggaatggtcctattcttttcctattggtgccgagaaccacacggcatttgttAAATTTGGCCCAATGATAGAAATActattcaaatagcgacaagtCCCaaaacccatcgccttaaaaaaagaatcgcaagtttatatgactgataataatattctgcaatacaaaatgaatgaatgtatctGATACGAATCATCATGATGATTATCATCACTTACGACgtcctctgtggcgcagcggtaatatgcttgtctgtgacaccagaggtcccgggttcgaataccggtcagggcataatgagaaacgaactttctctgattgatctgggtcttggatgtttatctatctaagtatttattataatataatatagtaacgttgaattagtatctcgtaacacaagtttcgaacttacttcgaggctaactcgaatctgtgtaatttgtcctgtatatatttattattatttacatacatacataaaatcacgcctctttcctggaggggtaggcagagtctacctctttccacttgccacgatctctgcatacttccttcgcttcatccacattcataactctcttcaagcaagctcggcggtttcgggtacttttgacctggccctttaccaggacgtccttaatttgatcaagatacgttcgtctaggtcttcccactccgacctttccctccacactctcctatttatattgttattgatcgtataattatatatttattattttattcatcacTCACGATCATCGTCGTTGGAGCCGGAGTCGGAGCCGTCGTCGTTGTCCGAGCCGCCCGCCATTTCCTCTTCGTCGTCCTCCTCCTGTTATATAAGATACATTATACaattaaacataacatataatcacgtctatattccttgcggggtggacagagccaacggtcatcaaaagactgataaaaaaggtcagctgttcggcttaatgatagaattgtgattcaaatagtgacaggttgctagcccatcgcctaaaaagagaatttctaagtttaaaagccctttagtcgcttttttaCAACCAACACAGGAAAATATGAAGTGATTCCATTCTAAGTCagcggaaaccacacggcgccatGTAAGTGATAAAGCCGCGGTacaatgtatgtacgtatgtaggtatgtatgtatgtatgtacgtatgtatttatgtaggtactagaggccgcccgcgacttcgtccgcatggaaaccctatcaatcccgcgggaactctgggataaaaagtagcctatgtgttattctgggtcttcagctacctacataccaaatttcatggtaatcggttcagtagtttttgcgtgaaagagtaacaaacatccatacatccatacaaactttcgcctttataatagtatagtaggatgtatgtagatatgtatttatgtaggtatgtatgtagatatgtatttatgtaggtatgtatgtatgtatgtatgtaggtatgtatgtatgtatgtatgtatgtatatattgttagaattaatatcaaaataatgtatttaatgtacTACTAGCGCCTTCTATGTTGTATCGTTGTAACTGCCTACCtaatgtcattgtcaagaaATAAATTCAGTCTTTGTTCAACCACAGTacacgttttattatatatgtatgtatgtatgtgtgtgtatgtatgtatatacgtacgtatgtacgtatgtatgtacgtacgtatgtatgtgcgtacgtacgtacgtatgtatgtacgtacgtacgtatgtatgtatataggtatgtgtGTGCGTATGTGCGTCCGTACCGCGTCGTCGTCGTGGTCGCGGCGCCGGCCGACGTCGTAGAGGCGCACGGCGGACTCCTGCACGTGGTCCACGTCGCCCACGTTCTCCACGAGCGCGATCTGCGTGCCCCAGCCGGACACGCCCAGCGAGTATATGTTGCGTTTCACTTCTATCGTCGctggtaattaaaaaaaatgagtacaataattatatagtatactagctgtcccggcaaacgttgttttgccatataaataattttaaagtaattaatggatatgaaaaatagatgttggccgattctcagacctactcaatatgctcacaaaatttcatg
Coding sequences:
- the LOC106130086 gene encoding protein single-minded; amino-acid sequence: MKEKSKNAARSRREKENTEFLELAKLLPLPSAITSQLDKASVIRLTTSYLKMRQVFPDGLGDAWGAAPPPLQPRELTIRELGSHLLQTLDGFIFVVAPDGKIMYISETASVHLGLSQVELTGNSIYEYIHQSDHEEMNAVLSLQHPHSYLGHQYPSLGYPVGGTWAPTVDIECERAFFIRMKCVLAKRNAGLTTGGYKVIHCSGYLRARRFGEGSAPLGLVAVGHSLPTSAVTELKLHSNMFMFRASLDMRLIFLDARVATLTGYEPQDLIEKTLYQYIHGTDVLHMRYSHLTLLTKGQVTSRYYRFLTKSGGWVWLQSYATIVHNSRSSRPHCIVSVNYVLSDIEEKNLILNLDQGPPKLNNHVDPPHGPPTTSPQIAIRNDKISHIHLNESDFSGDSSGGYNYPEYSLPVIPSYESQEEYHQNGYPELFYNENYQETSEIVPNYVNYPQNQRPFSASSSSCSSIESSEVNQQYNYTNLITFYGQGQAQNGRPLVENNFAGNFGKMTPSPSVQEGYTSVIVDNTQQFHHHGSSVNEFVH